One Paenibacillus crassostreae DNA segment encodes these proteins:
- a CDS encoding sn-glycerol-1-phosphate dehydrogenase codes for MTDIMSRIKQAAPDLDESTLKSIEMDLLIENGAIHHVAGYLEKRAIRNVIIVADAITYEIAGKTLQESIDHVGISSHVTLIKPNAQGDVIADEASIIQLVIDIQQVSPELIIAAGSGTVHDVSRFAAYTTGIPFVSVPTAPSVDGFNSKGAPIILRGEKKTIQAIGPDAIFADLAILTQAPRTMVAAGFGDMIGKYTSLFDWKFGSIVAGEPYSVAVADITRNALISCVEQVESIAAREEEGIRTLISSLIESGLAMLLFGQSHSASGAEHHLSHYWEMEYISLGKRQLLHGAKVGVACIQISQLYHQLAESSFAEQLHVDATDEDQQERAAAIQSHWTEIQQEVANIPDAKVLANLLQQVGGPTLPSELGIEPELLNRSLQEAHHVRMNRFTLLRARNELL; via the coding sequence ATGACAGATATTATGAGTAGAATAAAACAAGCAGCTCCTGATCTTGATGAGAGTACACTAAAGTCTATTGAAATGGATTTACTAATTGAAAATGGGGCCATTCATCATGTTGCTGGTTATCTGGAAAAGAGAGCGATTCGTAACGTCATTATTGTTGCAGATGCTATCACCTATGAGATCGCCGGAAAAACGTTACAAGAATCGATTGATCACGTGGGGATATCTAGTCATGTCACTCTAATTAAACCTAATGCTCAGGGTGATGTTATTGCGGATGAGGCTTCTATTATTCAGTTAGTGATCGACATCCAACAGGTTTCGCCTGAGCTAATTATCGCAGCGGGTTCTGGAACCGTTCACGATGTTTCACGATTTGCTGCCTATACAACAGGTATTCCATTTGTATCGGTACCCACGGCACCTTCTGTGGATGGATTTAATTCCAAGGGGGCACCTATTATTCTGCGTGGAGAGAAGAAGACGATTCAAGCGATTGGGCCAGATGCTATTTTTGCAGATTTGGCAATTCTGACACAAGCCCCTAGAACAATGGTAGCCGCAGGATTCGGAGATATGATTGGAAAATATACATCATTATTCGACTGGAAGTTTGGAAGTATCGTGGCGGGAGAGCCCTATTCCGTGGCTGTTGCGGATATCACTAGGAATGCATTAATATCTTGCGTGGAGCAGGTTGAGAGTATTGCAGCACGAGAAGAAGAGGGAATCCGTACACTAATTAGCTCACTGATCGAATCAGGTCTTGCGATGCTTTTATTTGGCCAATCCCATTCTGCTTCAGGTGCAGAACATCACTTGTCACATTACTGGGAAATGGAATATATCTCACTAGGCAAAAGACAATTGTTACACGGCGCGAAAGTAGGCGTTGCTTGTATTCAAATATCTCAACTATATCACCAACTGGCAGAATCATCATTTGCTGAGCAACTTCATGTTGATGCTACAGATGAGGATCAGCAAGAACGCGCGGCAGCGATTCAGTCTCATTGGACAGAAATCCAACAAGAAGTAGCGAATATTCCTGATGCGAAAGTGTTAGCTAACCTTCTACAACAGGTGGGTGGACCTACATTGCCATCAGAACTGGGAATAGAACCAGAGTTGTTGAATCGTAGTCTCCAAGAAGCTCATCATGTTCGTATGAATCGGTTTACGTTGTTAAGAGCAAGAAATGAGTTACTATGA
- a CDS encoding HAD-IIA family hydrolase, whose product MLENIDGFVIDLDGTVYKGKDAIEGAMDTIAYLKSIGKRIAFLSNRGNISRKMCHDKLIGMGIDVEENEILLTSTVTANYLRENDENCQAWVLGEQGLRDELEIAGIKLADKPELADWLVITLHETLTYKELNEAFRAVRHGARIIATNEDKTFPGDGGDCIDVAGMIGAIEASTDQKVEVVIGKPSSLMAEAAFRAIGLPAERCIMIGDSLVSDIGLGKNAGMMTALVLTGSVNREAVEASNVTPDLIWDSLADLKRILESE is encoded by the coding sequence ATGCTAGAGAATATTGATGGTTTCGTGATCGACCTGGATGGAACAGTGTATAAAGGAAAAGACGCTATTGAAGGAGCAATGGATACCATTGCTTATTTGAAATCTATAGGTAAAAGAATTGCATTCTTAAGTAACCGTGGCAATATATCGCGAAAAATGTGCCATGATAAGTTAATAGGAATGGGAATTGATGTAGAGGAGAACGAAATTCTATTAACCTCTACTGTGACGGCTAATTACCTAAGAGAGAACGACGAGAATTGCCAGGCATGGGTTCTGGGTGAACAAGGGTTGCGAGATGAATTAGAGATAGCTGGAATCAAGTTAGCAGATAAGCCTGAATTGGCAGATTGGCTTGTGATTACATTACATGAGACACTCACATATAAGGAGTTAAATGAAGCCTTTCGAGCTGTACGACATGGTGCTCGGATCATTGCTACGAACGAGGATAAGACTTTCCCAGGCGATGGGGGAGATTGCATAGATGTTGCGGGAATGATTGGAGCGATCGAGGCTTCAACAGATCAGAAGGTGGAAGTTGTGATTGGTAAGCCTTCCAGTTTGATGGCTGAAGCGGCATTTCGAGCAATTGGACTTCCGGCTGAACGCTGCATTATGATTGGTGATAGTCTAGTGTCGGATATAGGACTCGGCAAGAATGCTGGAATGATGACAGCGCTGGTATTAACAGGCTCTGTAAATAGAGAAGCGGTCGAAGCTAGCAATGTAACTCCAGATCTGATCTGGGATTCACTAGCCGATTTGAAAAGAATATTAGAATCTGAGTGA
- a CDS encoding copper amine oxidase N-terminal domain-containing protein, whose translation MQHLTPVPAPENSNGEHKGNSQQDPKKRITAKQSKRFFGQFFVSAIIMACIVILLTVVLDPLQFYHKSFYPAIYSNEQRYQNPGLAKNYDYDTIIIGTSMTENFLPAEVNEALDGETLKLSIRGSTADEHNAIASIALDTGNVKQVLWGLDYFSLKMGSKEEIDFPEYLYDDKWWNDYNYWFNYSIYEELFKEAVLRPLNGNAPRQLEYLYNWNREVTFGAEKVAKVYKTSHQSEAYFGLNEEPIETVKAAFNDYVLSLVKEYPDVEFNFYYPPYSVLRQKVWQDTNNTRYHNQLEMKEWMFEQFAQLPNVNVYDFQEESEWTYNLDLYKDLSHHNQDVNTWIVEAIGREDAKYKVTQDNVKSFTTLMEEQLENIVVTNEFKVINAKISMVEGTQTTPLKFTHLNVTEDNQDIFVPVKELTATLGAEMVWDQEAKSMTFNRGDRNVVLHVGSTTVETSDGSVEMAYAPELINGTTMIPLGSVFELFGFDANLEHPEEQLIRMTLTASK comes from the coding sequence GTGCAACATTTAACACCAGTACCAGCACCTGAAAATTCAAATGGTGAGCACAAAGGTAATTCACAGCAAGATCCCAAGAAGCGTATCACTGCTAAGCAGAGCAAACGGTTCTTCGGACAATTCTTTGTGTCAGCGATCATTATGGCATGTATCGTTATATTACTTACTGTAGTTCTAGATCCACTGCAGTTCTATCATAAATCTTTCTACCCAGCAATTTACTCTAATGAACAGCGTTATCAGAATCCTGGATTAGCTAAGAATTACGACTATGACACGATTATTATTGGTACTTCGATGACGGAGAATTTTCTTCCTGCAGAGGTGAATGAAGCTTTGGATGGAGAGACACTGAAATTATCTATTCGGGGATCAACCGCTGACGAACACAACGCTATTGCAAGTATTGCTCTAGATACAGGCAATGTGAAGCAGGTACTGTGGGGTCTAGACTATTTCTCTTTAAAAATGGGAAGCAAGGAAGAGATCGATTTTCCAGAGTATCTGTACGATGATAAATGGTGGAATGATTATAACTATTGGTTTAACTACTCCATATATGAGGAACTATTTAAAGAGGCTGTCTTAAGACCGCTGAATGGCAATGCGCCAAGACAACTTGAATACTTATATAATTGGAATAGAGAAGTGACCTTTGGGGCGGAGAAAGTGGCTAAAGTCTATAAGACATCACATCAGAGTGAAGCCTATTTCGGATTGAATGAAGAGCCGATTGAAACGGTTAAGGCGGCTTTCAATGACTATGTTCTATCACTTGTAAAAGAATATCCAGATGTTGAATTCAATTTCTATTATCCTCCGTACAGTGTCTTGAGACAGAAGGTGTGGCAGGATACGAATAATACTCGTTATCATAATCAACTTGAAATGAAGGAATGGATGTTTGAACAGTTTGCTCAGCTACCTAATGTGAATGTTTATGATTTCCAAGAAGAGTCTGAATGGACTTATAACTTGGATTTATACAAAGATTTGTCGCATCATAATCAAGATGTAAACACATGGATTGTCGAAGCCATTGGTCGTGAAGATGCTAAATATAAAGTCACACAAGATAATGTGAAGTCATTTACCACTCTAATGGAGGAACAACTTGAGAATATTGTGGTCACCAATGAGTTTAAGGTTATCAATGCGAAAATTTCGATGGTAGAAGGAACTCAGACGACACCGCTTAAATTCACCCACTTGAATGTTACGGAAGATAATCAAGATATTTTTGTACCTGTAAAAGAATTAACCGCAACGTTAGGTGCAGAGATGGTGTGGGATCAGGAAGCGAAATCTATGACATTTAACCGTGGTGATCGTAATGTGGTGTTGCATGTAGGGAGCACAACAGTAGAAACATCAGATGGATCTGTCGAAATGGCCTATGCACCAGAGTTAATCAATGGAACAACGATGATCCCATTGGGCTCTGTGTTTGAACTATTCGGGTTTGATGCTAATCTTGAACATCCAGAAGAACAACTGATTCGAATGACTCTAACCGCTTCGAAGTAG
- a CDS encoding MBOAT family O-acyltransferase, with protein sequence MLFNTYVFIFAFWPISVVIYFILNRLRFVTAAKLSLVVASLVFYSWWNISYLPLILGSIAFNYIVGRFIQVAVHHRQEESLLDQGQIEGTGNHNSHRRGLLRSPKALLIIGLVGNLLLLAYYKYTDFFFTNINELTGQTIPLLNLVLPLGISFFTFTQIAYLVDAYRGKTREYNILSYILFVTFYPHLIAGPILHHSEMMPQFDRLRNKHWNWNNASKGIYIFCIGLFKKVVIADTFAEFANDGFSTAHQFVDTWVATLSYTFQLYFDFSGYTDMAIGAALLFNIVLPQNFNSPYKAVSLQDFWRRWHMTLSRFLRDYIYFPLGGSRRGEAIAIRNVIITFTIGGFWHGAGWTFMMWGFLHGAGQAIHRLWMKVGKPLPKWFAWLITFIFINVTWVFFRADSIPQANRLLKGMIGLNGFDMGSFKTLAPAGICILIFLPIVLFTRNSSERIENFRPTWKKAVFIAVAFIISLLYFNRITEFLYFNF encoded by the coding sequence TTGTTATTCAACACGTATGTATTTATTTTTGCCTTCTGGCCGATATCCGTAGTGATTTACTTTATACTTAATCGACTTCGATTTGTTACTGCAGCGAAATTATCTTTAGTTGTTGCCTCACTCGTGTTCTACAGCTGGTGGAATATAAGCTATCTTCCTTTAATTCTTGGATCTATTGCTTTTAACTACATAGTAGGAAGGTTTATACAGGTAGCTGTACATCACCGCCAAGAAGAATCTTTACTAGATCAGGGACAGATTGAAGGTACAGGTAATCATAATTCTCATAGAAGAGGATTACTTCGTTCACCTAAAGCCCTCCTTATTATTGGTCTTGTGGGTAATCTGTTACTACTGGCCTATTATAAGTACACGGATTTCTTCTTTACTAATATAAACGAGCTTACAGGACAAACAATTCCATTACTCAATTTGGTATTACCATTAGGAATTAGCTTCTTTACGTTTACACAAATTGCTTATTTAGTAGATGCTTATCGTGGTAAAACACGTGAGTATAACATCTTGAGTTATATATTGTTCGTTACGTTCTATCCACATCTTATTGCGGGACCTATTCTACACCACAGTGAGATGATGCCGCAGTTCGACAGATTGCGGAATAAGCACTGGAATTGGAATAATGCTTCCAAAGGAATCTACATTTTCTGCATAGGGCTATTTAAAAAGGTAGTTATTGCGGATACATTTGCAGAATTTGCGAACGATGGCTTTTCTACAGCACATCAATTTGTCGATACATGGGTTGCGACCTTGTCTTATACATTTCAGTTGTATTTTGACTTTAGTGGATATACCGATATGGCGATTGGTGCTGCGCTGTTATTCAATATTGTATTGCCACAGAACTTTAATTCGCCGTATAAGGCAGTTAGCCTTCAGGATTTCTGGCGCCGTTGGCATATGACACTCAGTCGTTTTTTACGAGATTACATTTATTTCCCTCTTGGCGGGAGCCGACGTGGCGAAGCGATCGCTATACGTAATGTAATCATAACTTTCACTATTGGTGGTTTCTGGCATGGAGCAGGTTGGACTTTCATGATGTGGGGGTTCCTTCACGGAGCGGGACAAGCCATTCATCGTCTTTGGATGAAGGTAGGCAAGCCGTTACCTAAATGGTTCGCTTGGCTAATTACATTCATATTTATTAATGTCACATGGGTATTCTTCCGTGCAGATTCGATTCCGCAAGCCAATCGATTACTTAAAGGTATGATTGGTCTCAATGGGTTCGATATGGGTTCATTTAAAACACTTGCACCGGCGGGGATATGTATTCTTATCTTCCTCCCGATTGTCTTGTTCACCCGTAATTCATCAGAACGGATTGAGAATTTCCGACCTACGTGGAAGAAGGCGGTATTTATTGCGGTAGCATTTATTATTTCGCTACTCTACTTCAACAGAATTACAGAATTCCTGTATTTCAATTTCTAG
- a CDS encoding WD40/YVTN/BNR-like repeat-containing protein: MFKKVLSLCLVATLVIPVFGTGYNQVEASNKGKSSQENSINTPKNISSYEWGRAKVVGGGFIPGIIYNQKEKDLVYARTDMGGAYRWNATTKSWTQLMNFVSFDEWNMLGVESMATDPVDTNRLYIASGTYTNDWTTMNGVILRSTDKGNSFERTELPFKLGGNMPGRSMGERLAIDPNNNKILYLGTRSGNGLWKSTDYGETWNQVKNFPSVGNVKDYYSDDLGVVWVTFDPSTGSRGKTTQTIYVGVADTNQSIYRSTDGGQTWAAVPNQPRQGYLPHHGVLSSKGQLFVSYAQEVGPYNGGSGSLWKFNSVNGVWTDISPTGNTDNPYGGLAVDAQNPDIIMVATMNKWWPDEFIYRSTDGGLTWKSLWTLDYSKDPVRNNQYTLDYSLAPWLDWGEKKNLPEQNPKLGWMIGDLEIDPFNSDRILYGTGATLFGSSNMTALDRGSMVNISVQADGIEETAVLGLISPPSGASLISSMGDIGGFRHADLTKAPTMITNPTIGTSTDLDYAEYNPNIVVRVGNADGIGARMGVSTDNGVTWRPANNAWVPLEGDTTQGGHVAVGADGKTIVWSPSSSSDKLSRPVSYSTDLGATWIASRGIPEKARVSADRVNAKKFYGFSNGTFYVSTDGGATFYASNVKGLPTTLSSNFKALHGKEGDIWIGAAMDNSHPENSFGLWHSTDSGATFTKLNNVQEAATIGFGKAAPGKDYMSLYSYAKINNKYGIYRSDDAGASWVRINDDKNQFGSANAAITGDQRVYGRVYVATNGLGIVIGDIKQDTESLVINLTTNNNKVNNKNYVLSGTVSEDVKNDSITIKHNNKVVIAKVKNRKFNEKFTLVQGQNTFVIEAVDLEGNNITKSVNVEYDAKKNNKNNNGNKNNKDDKNGKDHNGNKDKSDNKGKH, encoded by the coding sequence ATGTTCAAAAAGGTACTAAGTCTATGTTTAGTTGCTACGTTGGTTATACCCGTCTTTGGTACTGGTTATAATCAAGTGGAAGCATCTAATAAAGGGAAATCGAGTCAAGAAAATTCGATCAATACCCCAAAGAATATTTCATCCTATGAATGGGGAAGAGCTAAAGTTGTAGGTGGAGGGTTTATACCTGGAATTATCTATAATCAGAAAGAAAAGGATCTCGTATACGCACGTACAGATATGGGCGGTGCCTATCGTTGGAACGCGACAACGAAGTCTTGGACGCAATTAATGAATTTTGTAAGCTTTGATGAGTGGAACATGCTAGGTGTGGAGAGCATGGCTACAGATCCAGTGGATACGAATCGTCTATACATCGCTTCAGGGACGTATACTAACGACTGGACGACAATGAATGGTGTGATATTAAGATCAACGGATAAGGGGAATTCATTCGAGAGAACGGAATTGCCTTTTAAATTAGGCGGAAATATGCCAGGTCGTTCAATGGGTGAAAGACTAGCTATTGATCCGAATAATAATAAAATTTTGTATTTAGGTACGCGAAGCGGGAATGGTCTTTGGAAAAGTACAGACTACGGAGAGACCTGGAATCAGGTAAAGAATTTCCCTTCTGTTGGTAATGTGAAGGATTATTATAGTGATGATCTTGGTGTTGTATGGGTAACATTTGATCCTTCTACTGGTTCCCGTGGGAAGACAACGCAAACGATCTATGTAGGTGTAGCAGATACGAATCAAAGTATTTATAGAAGTACAGATGGAGGACAGACGTGGGCAGCAGTTCCTAATCAACCTAGACAAGGATACTTGCCACATCATGGTGTATTATCCTCAAAAGGTCAGTTATTCGTTAGTTATGCACAAGAGGTTGGCCCTTATAATGGTGGAAGCGGATCCCTGTGGAAATTTAATTCGGTAAACGGTGTATGGACGGATATTAGTCCAACAGGAAATACCGATAATCCTTATGGTGGATTAGCAGTGGATGCGCAGAATCCAGATATTATTATGGTGGCAACGATGAATAAATGGTGGCCAGATGAATTTATTTATCGTAGTACGGATGGTGGCTTAACGTGGAAATCGCTTTGGACACTAGATTACTCGAAAGATCCAGTTCGCAATAATCAATATACTCTGGATTATTCCTTAGCTCCATGGCTTGATTGGGGTGAGAAGAAGAATCTCCCTGAACAGAATCCTAAATTAGGATGGATGATCGGAGATCTTGAGATTGATCCATTCAATTCCGACCGAATATTGTATGGAACTGGGGCAACATTATTTGGCTCTAGTAACATGACAGCACTCGATAGAGGTTCGATGGTGAATATTTCAGTGCAAGCTGATGGGATTGAAGAGACTGCAGTTCTAGGTTTAATTAGTCCTCCATCAGGAGCCTCACTTATCAGTTCTATGGGTGATATTGGGGGATTCCGTCATGCGGATCTGACCAAGGCACCAACAATGATTACGAACCCAACAATTGGAACAAGTACAGATCTGGATTATGCAGAATATAACCCTAATATCGTTGTTCGCGTAGGGAATGCAGATGGTATCGGTGCAAGAATGGGAGTATCCACAGACAATGGTGTAACTTGGAGACCAGCGAATAACGCATGGGTACCGCTCGAAGGTGATACAACCCAAGGTGGGCATGTGGCTGTTGGAGCCGATGGTAAGACTATTGTGTGGAGTCCATCAAGTTCCTCTGACAAATTATCAAGACCAGTAAGCTATTCAACTGATCTTGGTGCAACGTGGATAGCTTCCAGAGGCATTCCTGAGAAGGCGAGAGTATCTGCTGATCGGGTGAATGCTAAGAAATTCTATGGATTCTCAAATGGCACGTTCTATGTAAGTACAGATGGAGGTGCGACGTTCTATGCCTCTAATGTCAAAGGCTTACCAACAACGTTGTCCAGTAATTTCAAAGCTTTGCATGGTAAGGAAGGGGATATCTGGATCGGGGCTGCTATGGACAACTCACATCCTGAGAATTCTTTCGGGTTGTGGCATTCCACTGATTCTGGAGCGACCTTTACTAAATTAAATAATGTTCAAGAAGCAGCTACTATCGGATTCGGTAAAGCTGCACCAGGTAAGGACTATATGTCACTCTACTCATATGCCAAGATTAATAATAAATATGGCATATATCGTTCCGATGATGCAGGTGCATCATGGGTAAGAATTAATGATGATAAGAATCAATTTGGTTCAGCAAATGCTGCCATTACGGGTGATCAAAGAGTGTACGGTCGTGTATATGTAGCAACGAATGGTCTTGGAATTGTTATCGGAGATATTAAGCAAGATACAGAATCTCTGGTAATTAATCTTACTACTAATAATAACAAGGTGAATAATAAAAACTATGTTCTTTCGGGTACTGTTAGTGAGGATGTAAAGAACGATAGTATAACGATCAAACACAATAACAAGGTCGTAATAGCAAAGGTTAAGAACAGGAAGTTCAACGAGAAGTTCACACTTGTTCAGGGGCAAAATACGTTTGTTATTGAAGCGGTAGACCTTGAAGGGAATAACATTACCAAGTCCGTTAACGTAGAGTACGATGCTAAGAAGAACAACAAGAACAATAACGGGAATAAGAATAATAAGGACGACAAGAATGGCAAGGATCATAACGGTAATAAGGATAAGTCTGATAACAAAGGTAAGCATTAA
- a CDS encoding response regulator transcription factor: MSAVKGIRIMLVDDEPHILQFLEIGLVNEGYEVITALDGMSAVTLAQDFQPHVVILDVMMPGVDGFEACRMIKKIGFNVAIIMLTAKDDVEDRVKGLTLGADDYMVKPFSFDELLARIQARLRNQFPSLLGEVTYGPFQIDDRRKEIIYEQKVLELSPTEYELLKFMVLNHGIVLSKTKILDTVWSYDFGGEDNIVEVYIRSLREKLNDKGHQLIRTFRGSGYRIDLP; encoded by the coding sequence ATGAGTGCAGTCAAAGGAATAAGAATCATGCTTGTTGATGATGAACCACATATATTACAATTCCTAGAAATCGGACTAGTTAATGAAGGATATGAAGTAATAACCGCTCTAGATGGGATGAGTGCTGTCACATTAGCCCAAGACTTCCAACCCCATGTTGTTATACTAGATGTCATGATGCCAGGCGTTGATGGATTTGAGGCTTGTCGAATGATTAAGAAGATTGGCTTCAATGTAGCGATCATAATGCTCACTGCAAAAGATGATGTTGAGGATCGTGTCAAAGGACTCACGTTAGGTGCAGACGACTACATGGTCAAGCCATTCAGCTTCGATGAGTTATTAGCACGAATTCAAGCACGACTACGCAATCAATTCCCAAGCTTATTGGGTGAAGTCACTTATGGCCCTTTCCAGATTGATGATCGAAGAAAGGAAATTATATATGAACAAAAAGTCCTCGAGCTTTCACCCACAGAATATGAACTTCTAAAGTTCATGGTTCTTAACCATGGTATTGTACTCAGTAAAACAAAAATTCTGGATACTGTATGGAGTTATGACTTTGGAGGAGAGGATAACATCGTTGAAGTATATATCCGTTCTCTCCGTGAGAAATTGAACGATAAGGGGCATCAGCTTATTCGTACCTTTAGAGGTTCCGGTTATCGGATTGATCTACCATGA
- a CDS encoding sensor histidine kinase — MIKVKLDRMKHVLAPRSLRFQLLTRSLLIMAVLLLLVGLLQFIVMKNFIYRTQAATMESQIQSIPRNLLLQRGSEQFPDRDDLNHMPPFNRPGENALLFMPDKSLAWISYDGVYTDISGGNNNIAPMLTVDEYKSILDSSTHTQEVTYQIVQDSNGIDQLVIFRPIGPPNDPDGLLQMGMNVAPLQDQVIHQLLIFVSLSAIALVAGAALYLPVLLRTLDPLSNIVKAVEQIDVNNLAERFPVHKGQEEIERLSISFNGMLKRLEISFEAEKEAREQMRRFIADASHELRTPLTSIHGFLEVLLRGAAANPEQLKSALNSMHGESRRVNKLVEDLLLLAKMDRSPQLQLTEKITLDELIREMDPQLVILAGDRNITMDLSHGIKGVYDPDKIKQVILNLFQNAVQHTDPESGEIMIYLIADGDKAKLTVKDNGPGVREEHAIHVFDRFYRSDTSRTRKNGGAGLGLSISKSIVEAHGGTIRVESQLEKGASFIVELPTSTRHALT, encoded by the coding sequence ATGATTAAGGTCAAGTTAGACCGAATGAAACATGTTCTTGCCCCTCGTTCCCTGAGATTCCAGTTACTAACCCGTTCTTTATTAATTATGGCCGTACTTCTACTACTAGTTGGACTTCTACAATTTATCGTAATGAAAAATTTTATCTACCGAACGCAAGCAGCAACCATGGAGTCACAGATACAGTCTATTCCACGGAATTTGTTATTACAGAGGGGATCTGAGCAATTTCCTGATCGAGACGACCTAAATCATATGCCTCCCTTCAATCGTCCTGGAGAGAATGCTCTACTATTCATGCCAGATAAATCACTAGCTTGGATAAGCTATGACGGTGTATATACAGACATTTCAGGAGGTAACAATAATATTGCCCCAATGCTCACAGTAGATGAATACAAATCTATCCTAGATAGTTCCACCCATACTCAAGAAGTTACCTATCAGATTGTTCAGGATTCCAACGGTATAGATCAATTAGTTATATTCAGACCGATCGGTCCACCTAATGATCCTGATGGTCTTCTACAAATGGGTATGAACGTAGCACCTTTACAAGATCAAGTAATTCATCAGCTACTCATATTTGTCAGCTTATCGGCCATAGCCTTAGTTGCTGGTGCTGCTCTGTATTTGCCAGTTCTCCTTCGCACACTAGATCCTTTATCTAATATCGTAAAGGCAGTCGAACAGATTGATGTGAATAATTTAGCTGAACGTTTCCCCGTCCACAAAGGTCAAGAGGAAATTGAAAGATTATCTATTTCATTTAATGGAATGTTAAAACGATTGGAGATTTCATTCGAAGCCGAGAAAGAAGCACGAGAACAAATGAGGCGCTTCATAGCAGATGCCTCACATGAGCTCAGAACACCTCTTACATCTATCCATGGATTCTTGGAGGTACTACTTCGTGGAGCTGCTGCTAATCCAGAACAGCTCAAGAGTGCATTAAATAGTATGCATGGCGAGTCCAGACGCGTAAATAAATTAGTAGAGGATCTACTCTTATTAGCAAAAATGGACCGTTCACCCCAGCTACAATTAACAGAAAAAATTACATTGGATGAGCTTATAAGAGAAATGGATCCACAGCTTGTGATTCTTGCTGGTGATCGTAATATCACTATGGATTTATCCCATGGCATTAAGGGAGTCTATGATCCGGATAAAATAAAACAAGTCATTCTTAATTTATTTCAGAATGCCGTTCAACATACTGACCCGGAATCTGGGGAGATCATGATCTATCTGATCGCAGATGGCGACAAAGCTAAGCTTACGGTAAAAGATAATGGTCCCGGCGTTCGCGAAGAACACGCCATACATGTCTTCGATCGATTCTATCGCAGTGACACATCACGAACACGTAAAAATGGTGGAGCTGGTCTAGGTTTATCTATTTCTAAGTCTATTGTCGAAGCGCACGGTGGAACCATTCGTGTAGAAAGTCAGCTAGAGAAGGGCGCATCTTTTATAGTAGAACTTCCCACTTCAACTCGTCACGCTTTAACTTAA